A window from Gossypium raimondii isolate GPD5lz chromosome 7, ASM2569854v1, whole genome shotgun sequence encodes these proteins:
- the LOC128042489 gene encoding uncharacterized protein LOC128042489: MQDGALEERWIVTLQNLQEEDIEWRAHWLLSDEILYRCGDFDWVPLLGIWGAIGYAPLLVLRQYRSRQFVPTTQGLAQSEFSYKCDGYKKKIREMTNAWRQTHRLKRLSVGPSMTPEYISWLGRRVNDNIPVPGQGDSQLVEKHVHMVPSELEIIKQDFERRNSELEKKIGQMEEEKMSLKLDVDVQKLETEGLRKEKRKSKEDLNSLKMDYKRLRMSMRTAGLGKTSEQWRQEVQEEKVKADRWEKRFQEAQKQNKSFERSLSESQNEKDKLKARVAELEAILQDYEARIEHLEANEDHQNEQLHYLQDQVASKDHIMGEAVVQIQGVAEHLQTLAVQADVLSVKYESESEQGQKLASLLREIKVLSVRAKPYL; the protein is encoded by the coding sequence ATGCAAGATGGGGCCTTAGAAGAAAGATGGATTGTAACTCTTCAGAATCTTCAAGAGGAGGACATTGAGTGGAGAGCTCATTGGTTGCTGTCAGATGAGATATTGTATAGATGTGGAGATTTCGATTGGGTTCCCctacttgggatttggggagctatTGGTTATGCACCGTTACTGGTATTGAGGCAGTATAGATCGAGGCAGTTCGTACCTACAACCCAAGGATTAGCTCAAAGTGAGTTCTCGTACAAATGTGATGGCTACAAGAAAAAGATTCGAGAAATGACAAATGCTTGGAGGCAGACTCATCGATTGAAGAGATTGTCAGTAGGCCCGTCGATGACTCCTGAATATATCAGTTGGCTGGGTAGGAGGGTCAATGATAATATACCTGTACCAGGTCAAGGAGACAGCCAATTAGTAGAAAAGCATGTACATATGGTCCCTTCTGAGCTAGAAATcataaaacaagattttgaaagaagaaattctGAGCTTGAGAAGAAGATAGGGCAAATGGAAGAGGAAAAGATGAGTCTGAAGCTGGATGTGGATGTTCAGAAGCTGGAAACCGAAGGCCTGAGGAAAGAAAAGCGCAAATCTAAGGAAGATTTGAATAGCTTGAAGATGGATTATAAGAGGCTACGTATGTCAATGAGAACTGCTGGATTGGGAAAAACCTCAGAGCAGTGGCGTCAAGAAGTTCAAGAAGAAAAGGTCAAGGCTGATAGGTGGGAAAAGAGATTTCAGGAGGCTCAAAAGCAAAATAAGTCTTTTGAGAGGAGTTTGTCCGAAAGCCAGAACGAAAAGGATAAATTAAAAGCTAGGGTGGCCGAACTGGAGGCGATATTACAAGACTATGAAGCCAGAATTGAACATCTGGAAGCAAATGAAGATCATCAAAATGAACAGCTTCACTATCTTCAGGATCAAGTTGCAAGCAAGGATCACATCATGGGAGAAGCTGTGGTTCAGATTCAAGGGGTAGCTGAGCACCTGCAGACTTTGGCAGTACAAGCTGATGTACtaagtgtgaagtatgaatcgGAATCAGAACAGGGGCAAAAGTTGGCATCATTACTTAGGGAGATTAAAGTTCTAAGTGTTAGGGCAAAGCCGTATTTATAg